In the Leifsonia sp. 466MF genome, one interval contains:
- a CDS encoding LacI family DNA-binding transcriptional regulator, with protein sequence MAESLAESPSARATGRKRGPSLGDVAAHAGVSTQTVSRVANGLTNVEETTRQRVLASMQALGYRPNRAARALRSGRFRNIGVVMFTLSSYGNMRTLDAIAVSAATAGYSITVVPVERPTQQDVSVALSRLLEQAVDGIIVVIEAHIVDRADVELPSGLSVVVVDSTERPDYPQVDTDQAEGARQATQHLLDLGHRTVWHISGPGDSYSAARREESWRRTLEAAGAPVPEVFRGDWSTSAGYRHGQEIAARPEITAVFAANDQMALGVLRALHEAGRRVPEDVSVVGFDDMAESDSFWPPLTTIHQEFEAIGRRALELLIAEIEARPEPVRSSVLHTRLVVRASTAAPPAS encoded by the coding sequence ATGGCAGAGTCGCTGGCCGAATCCCCGTCCGCCCGTGCAACCGGGCGCAAACGCGGTCCGTCGTTGGGCGATGTCGCGGCGCACGCGGGCGTCTCCACGCAGACCGTGTCGCGGGTGGCGAACGGCCTCACCAACGTCGAGGAGACCACGCGCCAGCGCGTCCTCGCCTCGATGCAGGCGCTCGGCTACCGTCCGAATCGCGCGGCGCGGGCGCTGCGGTCTGGCCGCTTCCGGAACATCGGCGTGGTCATGTTCACCCTGTCGTCCTACGGCAACATGCGGACCCTGGATGCCATCGCCGTGTCGGCGGCGACCGCCGGCTACTCGATCACGGTCGTCCCGGTCGAACGCCCGACGCAGCAGGATGTGAGCGTCGCGCTCAGCCGTCTGCTGGAGCAGGCGGTCGACGGCATCATCGTCGTGATCGAGGCGCACATCGTCGACCGTGCCGATGTCGAGCTGCCGTCCGGGCTGTCGGTCGTGGTCGTCGACTCGACCGAGCGCCCCGACTACCCGCAGGTCGACACGGACCAGGCGGAGGGTGCGCGGCAGGCCACCCAGCACCTGCTCGACCTCGGCCATCGCACGGTCTGGCACATCTCCGGTCCCGGCGACTCGTATTCGGCCGCACGCAGGGAGGAGTCGTGGCGCCGGACTCTGGAGGCGGCGGGAGCTCCTGTGCCGGAGGTCTTCCGCGGCGATTGGTCGACCTCGGCCGGCTACCGCCACGGGCAGGAGATCGCCGCGCGCCCCGAGATCACGGCCGTCTTCGCGGCGAACGACCAGATGGCCCTCGGCGTTCTGCGCGCCCTCCACGAGGCCGGCCGGCGGGTGCCGGAGGACGTCAGCGTCGTCGGATTCGACGACATGGCCGAGTCGGACTCGTTCTGGCCGCCGCTGACGACCATCCATCAGGAGTTCGAGGCCATCGGCCGCCGCGCCCTCGAACTGCTGATCGCGGAGATCGAGGCGCGCCCGGAGCCGGTGCGCTCCTCGGTGCTCCACACGCGACTGGTCGTGCGCGCGAGCACGGCCGCACCGCCGGCCTCCTGA
- a CDS encoding carbohydrate ABC transporter permease translates to MATLTDTRSTRPRKAPSRAAARVRAGASSGRRIRKSPLLTIVMVLFVIYSFVPLIWLIVNATKTQPDLYSSFGLWFGKDFNLFQNIADTFTYRGGIFVQWLGNTLLYVVVGAGGATLLATVAGYGMAKYNFPGKRAVFAVVLGAIAVPGTALAVPTFLLFSQAGLTNTPWSVILPSLISPFGFYLIWTYASEAIPTELLEAARMDGAGEFRTFFTISLRLLAPGIVTVALFAIVATWNNYFLPLIMLSDPTWYPLTVGLSQWSAQATGVGAQPIFNLVITGSLITIVPIVAAFLVLQRYWQSGLAAGSVKQ, encoded by the coding sequence ATGGCCACGCTGACCGACACCCGCAGCACCCGCCCGCGCAAGGCTCCGTCGCGCGCCGCCGCTCGCGTCCGGGCCGGCGCCTCCTCCGGCCGCCGCATCCGCAAGTCGCCGCTGCTGACGATCGTGATGGTGCTCTTCGTCATCTACTCGTTCGTGCCGCTCATCTGGCTGATCGTCAACGCGACGAAGACCCAGCCGGACCTCTACTCGTCGTTCGGGCTCTGGTTCGGCAAGGACTTCAACCTCTTCCAGAACATCGCCGACACCTTCACCTACCGCGGCGGCATCTTCGTGCAGTGGCTGGGCAACACCCTCCTCTACGTGGTCGTCGGCGCGGGCGGGGCCACGCTGCTCGCCACCGTCGCCGGCTACGGCATGGCGAAGTACAACTTCCCGGGCAAGCGCGCCGTGTTCGCCGTGGTGCTCGGCGCGATCGCCGTCCCGGGGACCGCCCTGGCCGTCCCGACGTTCCTGCTGTTCAGCCAGGCCGGGCTCACCAACACCCCCTGGTCGGTCATCCTGCCCTCGCTCATCAGCCCGTTCGGCTTCTACCTCATCTGGACCTACGCGAGCGAGGCCATCCCGACCGAGCTGCTGGAGGCGGCGCGGATGGACGGGGCAGGCGAGTTCCGCACGTTCTTCACCATCTCGCTGCGGCTCCTCGCGCCCGGCATCGTCACGGTCGCACTGTTCGCGATCGTCGCGACCTGGAACAACTACTTCCTGCCGCTCATCATGCTGAGCGACCCCACCTGGTACCCCCTCACGGTGGGTCTCAGCCAGTGGAGCGCGCAGGCGACCGGGGTCGGCGCCCAGCCGATCTTCAACCTCGTGATCACCGGATCTCTCATCACGATCGTCCCGATCGTGGCCGCGTTCCTGGTGCTCCAGCGCTACTGGCAGTCGGGTCTGGCCGCCGGAAGCGTCAAGCAGTAA
- a CDS encoding GH39 family glycosyl hydrolase yields MAPASLPVITVDDRVAESTVLPHVWSLCAGAGRANEALRADWQQQFREAVDRLGFRYLRFHGVFHDDMFVYRGSYGGGFGPDVPLETPVHTFSYVDKVFDFLIDLGVRPFVELGFMPRELATQTETVFWWGAHCSPPKDMDRWVELVVRSVEHWIERYGLAEVRQWRFEVWNEPNLVPHFWTGTKTEYFELYARTVQAIKAIDPELQVGGPSTSVFVPDERYAGETEDRSAEHATAAASDPDALDWRPVWIEDFLAWCAERELPVDFISTHLYPTDFAFGANGEAVSLTRYADATSDDLTLLRRLIGQSAYPDAEVHITEWSSSPSSRDHIHDTVFAATYITRAYLRCADLADSISYWTFTDIFEEGGAGIGPFHGGFGLANEQGIHKPTFHAFEMLNRLGDRLIASTERGVVSQHSATGKLAAVFCNYPDDMNGRSVGSRTSYEATRDLIGIGADERVRHTIGGLEPGAVFAVEILAPGHGDAAEAWSAMGRPLNLSRAQAAYLREQGDALQRQTLIASENGTLEIDLALAPWAVASVFAL; encoded by the coding sequence ATGGCACCCGCCTCGCTTCCCGTCATCACCGTCGACGACCGCGTCGCCGAGTCGACCGTCCTTCCCCACGTCTGGAGCCTCTGCGCGGGGGCGGGCCGGGCCAATGAAGCGCTTCGGGCCGACTGGCAGCAGCAGTTCCGTGAGGCCGTGGATCGCCTCGGGTTCCGTTACCTCCGCTTCCACGGCGTCTTCCACGACGACATGTTCGTGTACCGCGGCTCCTATGGCGGAGGCTTCGGGCCGGATGTGCCTCTCGAGACCCCGGTGCACACCTTCTCCTACGTGGACAAGGTGTTCGACTTCCTCATCGATCTGGGGGTGCGGCCGTTCGTCGAGCTCGGCTTCATGCCGCGCGAGCTCGCCACCCAGACCGAGACGGTGTTCTGGTGGGGTGCGCACTGCAGCCCGCCGAAGGACATGGATCGCTGGGTAGAACTGGTGGTGCGTTCGGTGGAGCACTGGATCGAGCGCTACGGTCTCGCCGAAGTGCGGCAGTGGCGGTTCGAGGTCTGGAACGAACCCAACCTCGTTCCCCATTTCTGGACCGGAACGAAGACCGAGTACTTCGAGCTGTACGCCCGGACGGTGCAGGCCATCAAGGCTATCGATCCCGAACTCCAGGTCGGCGGCCCGTCGACCAGCGTCTTCGTGCCGGACGAGCGGTACGCGGGAGAGACCGAGGACCGCTCGGCTGAGCACGCCACCGCCGCGGCATCCGACCCGGACGCACTGGACTGGCGACCGGTGTGGATCGAGGACTTCCTCGCCTGGTGCGCTGAGCGGGAGCTCCCGGTCGACTTCATCTCGACGCACCTGTACCCCACCGACTTCGCCTTCGGAGCCAACGGAGAGGCCGTCAGTCTCACCCGCTACGCGGATGCGACCTCGGACGACTTGACGTTGCTCCGGCGGCTGATCGGCCAGAGCGCCTACCCGGACGCGGAGGTGCACATCACCGAGTGGTCGAGCTCACCGTCGAGCCGCGACCACATCCACGACACGGTGTTCGCCGCCACCTACATCACGCGGGCCTATCTCCGCTGCGCAGACCTGGCCGACTCCATCTCCTACTGGACCTTCACCGACATCTTCGAGGAGGGCGGCGCCGGGATCGGTCCGTTCCATGGCGGCTTCGGCCTGGCGAACGAGCAGGGCATCCACAAGCCGACCTTCCACGCCTTCGAGATGCTGAACCGGCTGGGCGATCGGCTGATCGCCTCCACCGAACGCGGCGTCGTCTCGCAGCACAGCGCGACGGGAAAGCTGGCCGCGGTCTTCTGCAACTATCCCGACGACATGAACGGCCGCTCGGTCGGCTCGCGCACCTCCTACGAGGCGACGCGCGACCTGATCGGAATAGGCGCCGACGAGCGCGTGCGGCACACCATCGGCGGGCTGGAGCCGGGCGCCGTCTTCGCGGTCGAGATCCTCGCCCCCGGGCACGGCGACGCGGCCGAAGCGTGGAGTGCCATGGGCAGGCCCCTCAACCTCTCCCGTGCCCAGGCCGCCTACCTGCGCGAGCAGGGCGACGCCCTTCAGCGGCAGACCCTGATCGCCTCGGAGAACGGGACCCTCGAGATCGACCTCGCTCTGGCCCCGTGGGCCGTGGCGTCGGTCTTCGCACTGTAG
- a CDS encoding carbohydrate ABC transporter permease codes for MTTTSLTRATAPGTPRRGRRSRRDWRGWAFVAPFMVVFAAMIIAPVVYAIYLSLFRQQLIGGNAFVGLGNYVAVFQDEKFWASLGRVSLFLVVQVPIMLVLSLIAALALDSARLHGAGFFRIALFLPYAVPGVVAALIWGFIYGDQFGLTASINQLLGTGLVPLSGQWVLASIGNIVTWEFMGYNMLIFYAALRVIPGELYEAAEIDGAGAFRTVFSIKLPAIRGALVIATIFSIIGSFQLFNEPNLLKQLAPNAISSYFTPNMYAYNLSFAGQQFNYAATVAIVMGVLTAVIAYVVQLRGTRKEAR; via the coding sequence ATGACAACGACGTCCCTCACGCGGGCCACCGCGCCCGGCACCCCCCGCCGCGGCCGCCGGTCGCGCCGCGACTGGCGCGGCTGGGCCTTCGTGGCCCCCTTCATGGTCGTCTTCGCGGCGATGATCATCGCACCGGTGGTCTACGCGATCTACCTCAGCCTCTTCCGCCAGCAGCTCATCGGCGGCAACGCGTTCGTCGGGCTCGGCAACTACGTCGCCGTGTTCCAGGACGAGAAGTTCTGGGCGTCGCTCGGCCGCGTCTCGCTGTTCCTCGTCGTGCAGGTGCCGATCATGCTGGTCCTCTCGCTGATCGCCGCCCTCGCCCTCGACAGCGCGCGGCTGCACGGCGCCGGGTTCTTCCGGATCGCACTCTTCCTCCCCTACGCGGTGCCCGGTGTGGTGGCCGCGCTGATCTGGGGATTCATCTACGGCGACCAGTTCGGTCTGACCGCGAGCATCAACCAGCTGCTCGGGACCGGGCTCGTGCCGCTCAGCGGGCAGTGGGTGCTCGCCTCCATCGGCAACATCGTCACCTGGGAGTTCATGGGCTACAACATGCTCATCTTCTACGCGGCGCTGCGCGTCATCCCGGGCGAGCTCTACGAGGCGGCCGAGATCGACGGCGCCGGAGCGTTCCGCACGGTGTTCAGCATCAAGCTGCCCGCCATCCGCGGCGCGCTCGTGATCGCGACGATCTTCTCGATCATCGGCAGCTTCCAGCTCTTCAACGAGCCGAACCTTCTCAAGCAGCTGGCGCCCAACGCGATCAGCAGCTACTTCACCCCGAACATGTACGCCTACAACCTCTCGTTCGCCGGCCAGCAGTTCAATTACGCCGCGACCGTCGCGATCGTGATGGGCGTCCTGACCGCCGTCATCGCGTATGTGGTGCAGCTGCGCGGCACGAGGAAGGAGGCCCGCTGA
- a CDS encoding FadR/GntR family transcriptional regulator, with the protein MATDPDAAARLIPQRLPAARLGVAVVAELVEIIVTGQLKEGDLLPPEGPLSEHFGVSRTVLRESVKRLEEKGLVIVSQGRGTQVQAPGYWNMLDPVVLSALIDNDESLGVLDELTVVRASLESAMAGAVARSHTADGLRRLENALTAMRESESETDSFRQADVVFHYALMEISGNRLAENIAKHLYKRAVESSRYQGINPPDAVALTLDEHAAIVEAIANGDAAAAERAMHDHIHISWERRRLPDHAPGARAGQSS; encoded by the coding sequence ATGGCGACCGACCCCGACGCTGCAGCCCGGCTCATCCCGCAGCGGCTGCCCGCCGCGCGGCTGGGCGTCGCCGTGGTGGCCGAGCTCGTCGAGATCATCGTCACCGGCCAACTGAAGGAGGGCGACCTCCTGCCGCCGGAGGGTCCGCTCAGCGAGCACTTCGGGGTCAGCCGAACGGTCCTCCGCGAGTCCGTCAAGCGGCTGGAGGAGAAGGGCCTGGTGATCGTGTCCCAGGGTCGCGGCACGCAGGTCCAGGCGCCCGGCTACTGGAACATGCTCGACCCGGTGGTGCTCTCTGCGCTCATCGACAACGACGAGAGCCTCGGCGTGCTCGACGAACTGACCGTCGTGCGCGCGAGCCTCGAGTCGGCGATGGCGGGCGCGGTCGCCCGCTCGCACACGGCCGACGGGCTGCGGCGCCTCGAGAACGCGCTCACCGCGATGCGCGAGAGCGAGTCGGAGACGGACTCCTTCCGGCAGGCCGACGTGGTGTTCCACTACGCGCTCATGGAGATCTCCGGCAATCGCCTCGCGGAGAACATCGCCAAGCACCTCTACAAGCGCGCCGTCGAGTCCAGCCGATACCAGGGCATCAACCCGCCGGACGCCGTGGCGCTGACTCTCGACGAGCACGCGGCCATCGTGGAGGCCATCGCCAACGGGGATGCCGCCGCCGCCGAGCGGGCCATGCACGACCACATCCACATCTCGTGGGAGCGCCGCCGGCTTCCGGACCACGCGCCCGGCGCCCGCGCGGGCCAGTCGAGCTGA
- a CDS encoding L-fuconate dehydratase: protein MTTITGARVFDVRFPTSLSLDGSDAMNKDGDYSAAYVVLDTDDAELSGFGFTFTIGRGNNLCVEAARQRALPLIGRSVEEIVGDLGATYRLLASDTQLRWLGPEKGVVHLAMAAVMNAVWDLAARRAGKPLWRLLAEMTPEELVGAADLRYLSDALTRDEAIDILAEMAPTRAQRISELEARGGYPCYTTSAGWLGYSDDKLRRLLREAVDAGYRHVKLKVGANLDDDIRRLRITREAIGWDATLMIDANQVWDVPEAIEWVRRLAEFTPLWIEEPTSPDDVLGHAAVRKAVAPIGVATGEHGMNRVLFKQMFQAEAIDFCQLDAARLASVNEILAVYLMAKKFGVPVCPHAGGVGLCELVQHLSIFDYVAVSGTLENRVTEFVDHLHEHFTDPCIVVDGNYTLPSKPGYSAEMFDESVARYSYPDGGYWRQAALTP from the coding sequence ATGACCACGATCACCGGCGCCCGCGTCTTCGACGTGCGCTTTCCCACGTCGCTCAGTCTCGACGGCTCGGACGCGATGAACAAGGACGGCGACTACTCGGCCGCCTACGTCGTGCTCGACACGGATGACGCCGAGCTCAGCGGGTTCGGGTTCACGTTCACGATCGGCCGCGGAAACAACCTGTGCGTCGAGGCCGCGCGCCAGCGGGCGCTTCCGCTGATCGGCCGCTCGGTGGAGGAGATCGTCGGCGATCTCGGCGCAACGTACCGTCTGCTCGCGTCCGACACCCAGTTGCGCTGGCTCGGCCCGGAGAAGGGCGTCGTGCACCTGGCGATGGCCGCAGTCATGAACGCCGTCTGGGATCTCGCCGCCCGTCGTGCAGGCAAGCCGCTCTGGCGTCTCCTGGCGGAGATGACACCGGAGGAGCTCGTCGGCGCCGCCGACCTCCGGTACCTGTCCGACGCGCTCACTCGCGACGAGGCGATCGACATCCTTGCCGAGATGGCGCCGACCCGCGCTCAGCGCATCTCCGAGCTCGAAGCACGCGGAGGCTATCCCTGTTACACGACCAGTGCCGGCTGGCTCGGCTACAGCGACGACAAACTCCGTCGTCTGCTCAGGGAGGCGGTCGATGCGGGCTACCGGCACGTGAAGCTCAAGGTCGGCGCGAACCTGGATGACGACATCCGTCGTCTTCGGATCACCCGCGAGGCCATCGGCTGGGACGCCACGCTCATGATCGACGCCAATCAGGTGTGGGATGTGCCGGAGGCCATCGAATGGGTGCGGCGGCTCGCCGAGTTCACGCCACTGTGGATCGAGGAACCGACGAGCCCGGACGATGTCCTCGGGCACGCCGCTGTGCGCAAGGCCGTCGCGCCCATCGGCGTCGCCACGGGCGAACACGGCATGAACCGGGTCTTGTTCAAGCAGATGTTCCAGGCTGAAGCCATCGATTTCTGCCAGCTCGACGCCGCTCGGCTCGCGAGCGTCAACGAGATCCTGGCCGTGTACCTGATGGCGAAGAAGTTCGGCGTGCCGGTCTGCCCGCACGCCGGAGGTGTCGGACTGTGCGAACTGGTCCAACACCTCTCCATCTTCGACTACGTCGCGGTCTCGGGGACTCTGGAGAACCGGGTGACCGAGTTCGTGGATCACCTCCACGAGCACTTCACCGACCCGTGCATCGTCGTCGACGGCAACTACACGCTCCCGTCGAAGCCCGGGTACAGCGCCGAGATGTTCGATGAATCCGTCGCGCGGTATTCGTACCCGGACGGCGGCTACTGGCGCCAGGCCGCGCTCACGCCCTGA
- a CDS encoding glycoside hydrolase family 35 protein encodes MTTFEIAGDDFVLDGEPFRILSGALHYFRVHPDDWADRIHKARLMGLNTIETYVPWNAHEPRPGEWRADGALDLARFLKAVADEGMYAIVRPGPYICAEWDNGGLPAWLFTDPEVGIRRSEPRFVAALSAYLRNVLDIVRPLQVTEGGPVLLVQVENEYGAYGDDKDYLRQLVEVIRGAGITVPLTTVDQPQDDMLENGSLPELLKTASFGSRSRERLATLRRHQPTGPLMCSEFWDGWFDSWGGHHHTTSVEESAADLDALLALGASVNLYMFHGGTNFGFTNGANDKGVYQPIVTSYDYDAPLDEAGEPTEKFWAFRDVIAQYAPVPELEPVVAAAAPAFTVPFGSSVPLWSVADRLGEWSHTDSLPTFDELGHYSGLGLYRTEIDTTEPAVLEFGEVRDRAYVSVGASRLGVLARDHHDSAIALSPSRGTLTVLVEDQGRVDYGPRIGEPKGLIGPVQLNGEELRRWSVLPLELSSLAPVRDALDAAGADTPERLAGPVFARAVFGLDEPYPLFLDTTGWGKGVAWINGFHLGRYWTRGPQETLFVPRGVLRAGANELIVLELESAAEAVAAFVPEPRLGHTEV; translated from the coding sequence ATGACCACCTTCGAGATCGCGGGCGACGACTTCGTCCTCGACGGCGAGCCGTTCCGCATCCTCTCCGGAGCGCTGCACTACTTCCGGGTGCACCCGGACGACTGGGCCGACCGCATCCACAAGGCGCGCCTGATGGGGCTCAACACGATCGAGACCTACGTGCCGTGGAACGCGCACGAACCGCGCCCCGGCGAATGGCGTGCCGACGGCGCTCTCGATCTCGCCCGGTTCCTGAAGGCGGTGGCCGACGAGGGGATGTACGCGATCGTCCGCCCCGGACCGTACATTTGCGCCGAATGGGACAACGGCGGTCTGCCCGCGTGGCTGTTCACGGATCCGGAGGTCGGCATCCGCCGGTCGGAGCCGCGGTTCGTCGCCGCGCTCTCCGCCTACCTGCGGAACGTGCTCGACATCGTCCGGCCGCTGCAGGTGACCGAGGGCGGCCCTGTGCTGCTCGTGCAGGTCGAGAACGAGTACGGCGCGTACGGCGACGACAAGGATTACCTGCGTCAGCTGGTCGAGGTCATCCGAGGCGCCGGGATCACGGTGCCGCTGACGACGGTCGACCAGCCGCAGGACGACATGCTCGAGAACGGTTCGCTGCCGGAGCTGCTGAAGACCGCCTCCTTCGGCTCCCGTTCGCGCGAGCGGCTGGCGACGTTGCGCCGGCACCAGCCGACCGGTCCGCTGATGTGCTCGGAGTTCTGGGACGGCTGGTTCGACAGCTGGGGCGGTCACCACCACACCACCTCGGTGGAGGAGTCGGCGGCCGATCTGGATGCGCTGCTCGCGCTGGGCGCGTCCGTCAACCTGTACATGTTCCACGGCGGAACCAATTTCGGCTTCACCAACGGCGCCAACGACAAGGGCGTCTACCAGCCGATCGTCACCAGCTACGACTACGACGCCCCGCTCGACGAGGCGGGCGAGCCGACCGAGAAATTCTGGGCGTTCCGCGATGTGATCGCACAGTACGCACCGGTGCCGGAGCTCGAGCCCGTCGTGGCCGCGGCTGCGCCCGCGTTCACCGTCCCGTTCGGCTCCTCGGTTCCACTGTGGTCGGTCGCCGACCGGCTGGGCGAGTGGTCGCACACGGACTCGCTGCCGACATTCGACGAGCTGGGCCACTACAGCGGTCTCGGCCTGTACCGCACCGAGATCGACACGACCGAGCCCGCGGTACTGGAGTTCGGCGAGGTCCGCGACCGCGCGTACGTCTCCGTCGGCGCGAGCCGCCTCGGCGTGCTCGCCCGCGACCACCACGACTCCGCCATCGCGCTCTCCCCCAGCCGCGGAACCCTCACCGTGCTCGTCGAGGACCAGGGCCGCGTCGACTACGGCCCCCGCATCGGCGAGCCGAAGGGACTCATCGGTCCGGTGCAGTTGAACGGCGAGGAGCTGCGGCGCTGGAGCGTGCTCCCGCTCGAGCTGTCGTCGCTCGCGCCCGTGCGCGACGCCCTCGACGCCGCCGGCGCCGACACGCCCGAGCGCCTGGCCGGTCCGGTCTTCGCCCGCGCCGTCTTCGGCCTGGACGAGCCGTACCCCCTGTTCCTCGACACGACGGGATGGGGCAAGGGCGTCGCCTGGATCAACGGCTTCCACCTGGGCCGCTACTGGACTCGCGGGCCGCAGGAGACGCTGTTCGTCCCGCGCGGCGTTCTGCGTGCCGGCGCGAACGAGCTGATCGTGCTGGAGCTGGAGTCCGCCGCCGAGGCCGTCGCCGCCTTCGTGCCGGAACCGCGTCTGGGCCACACGGAGGTCTGA
- a CDS encoding COG4705 family protein, with the protein MRNTVPAVTALFWVTKLLTTAMGETASDFLVKTIDPVVAVGGAFVVFAVALGLQFAVRRYIPWVYWSAVLMVAVFGTMVADVLHVELGVPYLVSTVVFAVALAMVFVLWFATQRTLSVHRIDTPARQVFYWCAVLATFALGTAVGDLTATTLGLGYFASALLFGILFALPGAAYRWWGFGATAAFWTAYVLTRPFGASLSDGLAVSHARGGLALGTGPVSLILLAAITVCVTVLSVRGRPVTGTVAEAPSAAGL; encoded by the coding sequence ATGCGCAACACCGTTCCCGCCGTCACCGCCCTGTTCTGGGTGACCAAGCTGCTGACGACGGCCATGGGGGAGACGGCGTCCGACTTCCTGGTGAAGACCATCGACCCTGTCGTCGCCGTCGGTGGGGCCTTCGTAGTGTTCGCCGTGGCGCTCGGGCTGCAGTTCGCCGTGCGGCGGTACATCCCGTGGGTCTACTGGAGCGCCGTGCTGATGGTCGCCGTCTTCGGCACGATGGTGGCCGATGTGCTGCATGTCGAGCTCGGCGTCCCGTACCTCGTCTCGACGGTGGTGTTCGCCGTCGCTCTCGCGATGGTCTTCGTCCTCTGGTTCGCCACCCAGCGAACGCTGTCGGTGCACCGCATCGACACTCCGGCGCGCCAGGTGTTCTACTGGTGCGCGGTCCTGGCGACTTTCGCCCTCGGAACAGCGGTCGGCGACCTGACCGCGACCACGCTCGGGCTGGGCTACTTCGCCTCCGCTCTGCTGTTCGGCATCCTGTTCGCCCTTCCCGGCGCGGCTTATCGCTGGTGGGGCTTCGGCGCGACGGCGGCGTTCTGGACCGCGTACGTGCTGACCCGGCCGTTCGGGGCGTCGCTCTCCGACGGCCTCGCCGTGTCGCACGCTCGCGGTGGACTGGCGCTGGGGACCGGACCGGTCAGCCTGATCCTGCTCGCCGCGATCACGGTCTGCGTCACCGTGCTCAGCGTCCGAGGGCGCCCGGTTACCGGAACGGTCGCGGAGGCGCCCTCGGCCGCTGGTCTCTGA
- a CDS encoding ABC transporter substrate-binding protein yields MKSTLASRRIARVVTAAVVGAVAAASLAACSGGTSSGGGSASDIDAALKQGGTITYWSWTPSAEAQVAAFEKEYPKVKVKLVNAGTNTTEYTKLQNAIKAGSGAPDVAQVEYYAIPQFALSDSLVDLKQYGFDKLQDDYTPGPWGSVNVGGKLVGLPQDSGPMAMFYNKTVFDKNGIAVPKTWDEYVAAAQKLHAADPNAYITSDSGDSGFTTSMIWQAGGRPFDVDGTKLSINLQDEGTKKWTGTWDKLVEGKLLSSVPGWSDDWFKALGNGSIATLITGAWMPGVLESSVKDGAGQWRVAPIPTYDGKPANAENGGGGQVVLKQSKNPALAAGFLKWLNNDEDSIKVFLESGGFPSTTKDLNSSEFLASAPEYFGGQKINEVLVDGSKNVSTGWQYLPFQVYANSIYGDTVGQSYTSNSSLNPGLQAWQKALVEYGNQQGFTVTGK; encoded by the coding sequence ATGAAGAGCACTCTCGCGTCCCGGCGCATCGCCCGGGTCGTCACCGCTGCGGTGGTCGGCGCCGTCGCCGCCGCCTCCCTGGCCGCCTGCTCCGGCGGTACCTCGTCCGGCGGCGGAAGCGCCTCCGACATCGACGCGGCGCTCAAGCAGGGCGGGACCATCACGTACTGGTCGTGGACCCCGTCGGCGGAGGCCCAGGTCGCCGCGTTCGAGAAGGAGTACCCGAAGGTCAAGGTCAAGCTGGTCAATGCCGGCACGAACACGACCGAGTACACCAAGCTGCAGAACGCGATCAAGGCCGGATCGGGCGCCCCCGACGTCGCGCAGGTCGAGTACTACGCCATCCCGCAGTTCGCTCTCTCCGACTCCCTCGTCGACCTCAAGCAGTACGGCTTCGACAAGCTTCAGGACGACTACACCCCCGGCCCCTGGGGCTCGGTGAACGTCGGCGGAAAGCTGGTCGGCCTCCCGCAGGACTCCGGCCCCATGGCGATGTTCTACAACAAGACCGTCTTCGACAAGAACGGCATCGCCGTGCCGAAGACCTGGGACGAGTACGTCGCGGCCGCGCAGAAGCTGCACGCCGCCGACCCGAACGCCTACATCACGAGCGACTCCGGCGACTCCGGCTTCACCACCTCGATGATCTGGCAGGCGGGCGGCCGCCCGTTCGACGTCGACGGCACCAAGCTGTCGATCAACCTCCAGGACGAGGGCACCAAGAAGTGGACGGGCACCTGGGACAAGCTGGTCGAGGGCAAGCTGCTCTCCAGCGTCCCCGGCTGGAGCGACGACTGGTTCAAGGCGCTCGGCAACGGCTCCATCGCCACGCTGATCACCGGCGCGTGGATGCCCGGCGTGCTCGAGTCGTCGGTGAAGGACGGCGCTGGTCAGTGGCGCGTCGCCCCGATCCCGACCTACGACGGCAAGCCGGCCAACGCCGAGAACGGCGGCGGCGGGCAGGTCGTGCTCAAGCAGAGCAAGAACCCGGCGCTCGCGGCCGGCTTCCTCAAGTGGCTGAACAACGACGAGGACAGCATCAAGGTGTTCCTCGAGTCCGGCGGCTTCCCGTCGACCACGAAGGACCTGAACTCCTCCGAGTTCCTCGCTTCCGCCCCCGAGTACTTCGGCGGCCAGAAGATCAACGAGGTGCTGGTGGACGGCTCCAAGAACGTGTCGACCGGCTGGCAGTATCTGCCGTTCCAGGTCTACGCGAACAGCATCTACGGCGACACGGTCGGACAGTCCTACACGTCGAACTCCAGCCTGAACCCCGGCCTGCAGGCCTGGCAGAAGGCGCTGGTGGAGTACGGCAACCAGCAGGGCTTCACCGTCACCGGCAAGTAG